The Ipomoea triloba cultivar NCNSP0323 chromosome 14, ASM357664v1 region aaatattgtactattatttttttatcgaacaaaatattaacataGAAATAAGAAGAAAGGACGAAAAAAATCAGTAGCAAGGTTATGGCTAGCACATGAGAATAAGAATTAAGACTTCAAGTTCAAAATTCTATATTCTGAGAACTATGAAATTGTTGGCGTGTGCATGGCCCCATGTGGTAGCAAATGAGAAAATTGCCAGTCACTCTAGTGCCCTCATCGCTTAGGAATTTTGGCTAAACTAGGAACAACTTTGGACACCAATACGGGTCAATAAGTGACATGGCGATCAACTATGGATGCAGCCGATTGGGCACCCCAGTAGATGGCTGCTCGGGCCCCAAGGTGGTCGGAAGGCTCGGTTTCGATCGTGAATGGAGTGTATATGGCCGGTAGGAAAGGCACACGATAGTAGACTATGGGGTCGACCAGTGGAATTAATTTGCGGTAAAGACAAAAAGTTTCAGAAGATTCGTGGAGAAAACGTGAATTTTTTGTGATAAATACTATAATAAGTTACGATTTGAGTTAGAAGGAGTTTAATATGTGTTCAGATTTCATAAATGAATTGATTAGAAAAAAAGAATGTGGAAATGACCACTTTCTAGTGTCAAAATTAGGATATGTTCAGATGCAGCATGGAGATTTGGAATGATAAAAAACCACTTTCAAGGTTGTAGAAGATATAATTGAGAATGAGAGTGATATGAGGTTGAAGAATTTAGTCGGCTGGAACAAGGCATTGATTTCTAGGAAAAGACTATGTTTCTGCAGTGAGGGAGTTTGAGGAGTGCATAGAGAGGGATTGAATGGATATGGTGGCAATCAACAAGGCATTGTGTTTGATGTATTTGAGAGATTGTTCGATGCTATCAAGGTGTTGGAGAATGCTTTGGCGCGTGTTCCCACCGTGCCATTGCACGAGACTATGGTGGTGAACTTGTGTAGTATGTATAGATTGGCTTATGTTAATCATGTGTGATGGGATATGAGCCCCGGAGATTGGGAGAGTAGCGATGCCAGGCGAAATAGCGAGAAGGACAGGAGAAGACGTTAAGCCTAGAAGAGTTGTTAGGGAGCGGGTCGGTCAGAGAAGGCAGAGAACGGCCGAAGGCGGTATAGAGTAATGTATGTGGTCAAGCCAATCAAGAAGTATTGAAACCAATCAAGAAGGAGTCCGATTAGTTATGAAGTTAGTCGGATCCCATTAGTCATCCGTTTGGGTGAGATAGGTAGGCGATCTCTTGAGGAAGGCGATCAGCTAGAAGAAGGAAGAGAGGAGTAGCCAGCCAAGCGGTAGCTGGAAGAGGTTGGAAGAGTGGACGACCCATCTAGTTCAAGGCCCATAGAAGCCGGGCGAGTGCGGCAACCAATCCCGTGAAACCAAGTGGATGGAGGAGCTAGGCAAACGGAGCCGAGTCAGTGAAGGAGCCGGGTAAGGAGTTGAATGGAAGAGGGAGTCGGATGAGCGTGATAAAAAACGAGATGCCCAAAGTGAATCGATGAGACATGTCATTAATGAGCAATTAAAGAGGAATTAGTGATAATGATGAGAAGGATCGTTGAAGGAAGTGATGAGCTATCAATGATTAACTCACATTTATGGCTTTTATTATCCTTAATTACCTCATTTAATGTATTAATGATTGGTAGGGTGCAACGGTCACTTAGATTTGTATAAAAGGCATGTGAAGGCACTGTAGAAGGGGTTAAGCATTTTGAATATACACGAGAGAATTTGagtaaaaattgttattttctaACAACCCTTTGCATTTTTCTAGTAGTGTTGGCCTACCAGTAGACTGCCTTGGAAGTCTAGAAACCAACAATGTGGATATAAAGATGACACTTAATAATTGGATTGCTAGAGTTGCTCCAGATGATTTCGATTTAACGTGTACTCAAATATGAGGTATTCATTGTTTAATCTTAATGCAAACTCGAGATTAAagtcagcaaaaaaaaaattcaaaatcataaTTACACTAGGACATAAGGGAGTCACCATTTAGAGCGCAATGGCCAGGTCTAAAATACCCCTCTCTGCGAGACAGTTGACCTTACATTGGGACATGGGAAGGACATCTGACCTTTACTATCGAAGTGGACGTGCAAGCGTCGTGGTCTACGTGCCGAGCAACCATGCCGCCCAGAATAATCACTTGGCATATAATAGGGTCAGGCAGGGGCGGACCCACAGTGTGGGCAGCTGGCCCCCtcccccacccacccacccacccacccctttatatatatgtgtgtgtgtgtgtgtatgtacatatgtatgtatatagcaTTAACTtatctataaaatatatatttatgtacaaaTTACTATATGTTTGAGTAGCTTAGTTGGTTGGAACTAGCAATACTCGTTCatagctttatttttctcttttatttgacttatttataaaaatatatatttatgtacaaaTTACTATATGTTTGAGTAGCTTAGTTGGTCGGAACTTGCAATACTTGTCCatagctttatttttctcttttatttgaCCTATTTAATCCCTTCACAAGACAAATTAAATGTTTTCtactttttatgaatcatttaattaacaaattaaatgttcttttagcctactttttatgaatcatttaattaatatagtaTACAAGTTTATATCATACTCCATTGTATtcgaattaatttagaaaaacttaggctatgtttggcaaacctagctgaaaagtagctgaaagctgaaaagtagctgaaaattgaaaagctataagctcgaagttgAAATATGAAGAGCGGTtaaactagctgttatgcttaaaagtgtttggtaaaattagctttttgataagctgataaatgtaaaaagactaaaaaggacatcttcgtacaatttaaatagttttaaatttaaataggtttgtttatatattaaaatataaaatagtgaaatcaatatattttaataaaaatataaagtaagaacatatatttgaaaacatataaagtaaaacaaaatatttataattcataagattagttcatacaaaaatcaatgttaaaacacaaatgtcaagttgaaattacaatcaaacatattgaagagaaaaagtcaaaaaactttagccaaaaaggctttaattgggaagggtaaatgatgttatttctttaaaataataaggttaaagatggaaaaaaagttaggaagctaatagcttattttgaaacgctaccttaggtagcaTTCAAAAATAagttcttattttaagctactagcttattttagaaacattaccaaacagagcttatagcttattagtagcttaaaataagctataagctcctaaataagctctgccaaacagagtcttAGAGTTGatgtaattaaaagaaattaaaatttaaaagtatttatgaatataatgttttttctattcaaattattttatataagatGATTCCAGCATAATAGATTGTAAGTAAGACCGGATCAAGCCTGAACAATTTTCGCCTGTGGCAGAGAATTAAAATCTGAAGTGTTGAACCTCAAGGGTAATTTGAACAATGAACGTTCCCGCGTTCTCCTCCTCTCCGACCACAACGCTACAACCTCCAACGCCGCCGCAGCAGCGTACACCTTCGTTTCATGCACAACCAAATCTTGAGTCCACTGTCTCGTGGACCTCCTCAATATCCCGGTACTGCCGCAATGGACGGTTAGCGGAGGCAGTAAATGAGTTCACCCGCATGAGGCTCTCCGGCGTGGAGCCAAACCACGCCACCTTCATAAGTCTTCTCTCCTGCTGCGCTCATTTCCCATCGCAGTCCCGGCCCTTTGGGGCTGCAATGCATGCGTATGCTCGGAAACTCAGCTTAGATACTCAAAACGTAAAAGTGGGCACTGCCGTTGTTGATATGTATTCGAAGTTCGGACAAGTGGGGCTTGCAAGGTTGAGTTTTGATCACACGAGTGTCAGGAATAGAGTGACTTGGAACACCATGATTGATGGGTACATGAGAAATGGCAAGTTTGACGATGCAGTTGAgttgtttgatgaaatgccgcAGAGAGATGCTGTGTCTTGGACGGCTTTGATCGGTGGGTTTGTGAAAAATAGCCGTTTTCAAGAGGCTCTAGAATGGTTTCAGGAAATGCTGTTATCTGGAGTGGAGCCCGATTATGTGACCATGATCTCTGCACTTTCTGCTTGTGCTAATTTGGGGACTCTCAGTTTAGGCCTATGGCTACACTGCTATATTTTGCAGCACAAGTTTAATGACAATGTTCGGGTGAACAATACATTGATAGACATGTATTGTAGGTGTGGGTGTGTTGAATTGGCACTCCAAGTATTTAAGCGAATGCCCGAAAAAAGCATAGTTTCATGGAACTCAATCATTGTAGGCTTGGCCGCGAATGGGCATGCAGAAGAAGcacttaaaaatttcaatttgatgCAAAAGAAAGGGTTTAAGCCAGATGGAGTGAGCTATACTGGAGCTCTGACAGCCTGCAGCCATGCTGGTTTAGTCAAGCAGGGGCtaaatttctttaaaatgaTGGTCGAACTTCATAGAATTTCACCAAGAATTGAGCATTATGGATGCATTGTTGATCTTTATAGTCGTGCTGGGAGGGTAGAAGATGCGCTAAGCATGATAAAGAACATGCCCATGAAGCCAAATGAAGTGATATTAGGATCTGTGATGGCGGCCTGCAGGAGCCTGGGGGATGTCAGATTGGCTGAGAAGCTGATGAATTACATCTCTGAGTTGGATCCAGGTGGAGATTCAAACCACGTCCTGCTTTCTAACATATACGCTGCGCTTGGAAGTTGGAGAGGGGCGAGCAAAGTGAGGAGGAGAATGAAGGAGCTCGGGATACAAAAGAAGCCAGGAATCAGCTCAATCGAGGTCAGTGGTGCCATCAGTGAGTTTGTGGCTGGTGACAAATCACATGAAGATACACAGTTCATATATGCAATGCTGGATCTTTTGTCGCAAGAAATTAGGGTATCTGGCTATGTTCCAGATGGGGATGCAAATCAATCATATGAATCTTGGTAAAATTATTCACTCCATAGCCAACATAAACAGGTATTTATGATGTTTCATTTAAAATTATCCTTCACTGTTTTGTAGTGTGAATACTTAGTTATCATTTCATGTTATATACAAATCAAACCACAAATAGGATTCCTCTGCATATTCAACACCAAACCACAAAGAGAGTTTCAAGAAAATTCATTCATTCTCATTTCTTAGTTTCTGATATGTCTGGTTCTAGTTCCATTGCCCACATCCAAATGAAATGCCCCCAACAAGGACAAACTATTTGTTGAGACATTTTAATGTGGATCTATAATAATTTGGGGAACAAGGTAGAAATATGACCTAATATTGTAGTGTAGTACTAGGCTCATGCTGCATATAATGCCTTTGGAACTGCCAGTTTCTGTTATGTTTACATTCTTATAATCTTATCATTGTTGATACCATGGACAGAGCCACTGTCACCTTTTCTGCAGTTTTTGCAAAGATTCTGTAAGTGGCGGCACTGTCCATCTGAGTATTATATATCCTGAGAAAGTGAAATCTTTGAAATATGCTTTTTTACTGGCATTTCTGCAAGAAAAAGGACACCTGGGGTGTTGACATAAACTGTTACagccttttttgttttttttctgaGGGTAGTACAGATCAGATATAGATAACAGCTGGCCCTTGAGCCTTGACAAAACAAATTGGGGAAATgggaaaatgattaaaataccATTTACCAGAAGGAAAATGCTATTTGCACTCAATGCATGTGTTGTTCAGTTTGACATGATAATGTATTGCAAATGTTGAATGCATATAACACCATCCCAAGAGCTAAGAGCATCCCAATGGGAGTTTCTCAcagtttttgagaaaaaattacTGGCTcggaagagagagaagagaggtAAAATGAGTTCTTTTGTTAATTCAAGGTTTTTGtcagaaatgaaaaaaaaaaaaaaaaaaaaaaaacaaaatggctGCGTTTGGCCAATGTGTTGAGCGCGTAAGGGTGGTTGTCAATTGGCGAACACCTTAacttttatgattttcttttcttctcttttttaacCTGGTAATAAATTTGACAAACCCTGACCTcaaaatcttaaaattattgaCATTTctttaattgtaaataaaacGTCCAAAAATATGACATAAACATTTAGTGGTGATAGTTTTTTGGTGCATGGTATGACTATGTAGTAGTGTTGTGATTGAAAAGTGAAGGTAACAAGGAGGAACCCCTACTTATGTTGGATTGTAAAAGCCTACTCAAAGAGTGTGGGTTGGACCATGCAAATATGCCATACACTTAAATGAGGACAACAAATGTGCTGATCTCTCGACAAACTCAGGCAAGGAAAGAGATCGGGAAAAGACTATTAGAGGATTGTCTCGAGAGTATTGTATTCTTTGTGTATATATGGATAGTAGGGAATAGAACTTGGGAGATGGATAATGAAAGGGTTACAAGGTGCACACCCTCGGATAATGACGAAAAAAGAAATTTTCAGGAACAAAACATTGCATATTACATCACAAACATAATACACAGTAGTTCTCCAAACATTATGGGATTGCTTATAAAATGCAAACCATATATGCATCCATTAATTGGCTTAAGGCATTGTCGTGGGCTTCTTCCTGGGACTACCCCCATTGTGGTGCAGAGGGTCTGGTCCTAATGGTGCAGCCCTTAATTCCCACTCCACtgcactcttcttcttcttcttcatattcCCATTCTCATTCTCATTTCCATCtccattcccattcccattgAATATTGACTTCTGTTTCTTGTCCTTCAAGGTATAAAGTACCTGCAGATATGTATGATATGATAGTATAAACACAAGAactaaaacacacacacacacacatatataacacCAAGTAAACTTCAAATTTAGGACACAACACAAATGGTTTGTGCATGTCATGTGAtgtgtgtgtgcatatatatagtCTTGAAACAAAAGAGGAACCTTTCTGAACTTGGTTTTCCCTCCCCACTCCATCTTCATATCTGCCAGGAAACAAAAGCAATCAAAGAAATGCTAAGAATATAAACCAAATCAAGCATGAGATACCTGCATGTGATTGCTGCAGCATTGCCAAGAGGACGGTTGTCATGAACACTACACACACAACTTTGGCTGCGGTGCTCAAACCCATGTTAACGATACTATGGCTTTCCAACAACAATCTTAAACCAGTAGAGCAAACTAATTTAGTATTGTCTTGTGGGGAGTGGCAACAATGGACCATGTCCCAATTTATAGAGGCTGTACGTaatgtttgttattaaatatCGGGAAAATTACGGGCCTGTTTACTAACAttaaactgttttctgttttctgttttctaatttttcagttttcattatctgttttccattttctgttttctatttagaaaacttgtttactaacacttatttttttaaatttacttttttagattactgttaataaaattaacaataagtttaatttcgagtgatttttaaaccttatatttaaaatattttaaaatataatgtgaatgatgtataattttaagcataagcaaataagttatgtttaaacaAGTAATgtaagtagaaaagatagaacacgataataagtaaaagaagatgataatgaatgtaatgatagtaatgaataaatatgcaagtagataatggtgagaatgtggttatagtgacatatagtctactAGATGATagttgattctgttttccatttagaaaacaacttttaatagtgtttcagttttctagaaaactagaaaattatttcctgttttcaaaatggaaaactgtgttAGTAAAcgtgttttctgttttctgttttccagttttccaaattttcagaaaattggagaaaatttccagttagtaaacgtgCCCACTTTTTTGTCCTTCAGTTATACTCGTGGTATGCTTATGTGCATGACTATTTTTAACTCTTAAGTTATGCGTGAgttgacaattttagtccatcgAAAATTATTTCAGCCACTAGTATGTCACTAAATAAAGTGTGCTGATTTGATCATTTAGGATTTTAGGGACTAAAATTGTTACTTTGTGCATAACTTAGGAgttaaacccttccctttatatgggaggtggtgggttcgaggcTCAGTgcaggcaatattgactcttgtgcttcaatatgttgagaaagtagttatgaacagatactgtattgtaatagagtcagtagtattcaaaaaaaaaatgatcacgCATATAATTAAGGACTAAATATGTACAACATGTATAACTAaaggataaaaatgtaattttcccttaaatattttaaaaattttcttaaaa contains the following coding sequences:
- the LOC116004295 gene encoding pentatricopeptide repeat-containing protein At1g05750, chloroplastic → MNVPAFSSSPTTTLQPPTPPQQRTPSFHAQPNLESTVSWTSSISRYCRNGRLAEAVNEFTRMRLSGVEPNHATFISLLSCCAHFPSQSRPFGAAMHAYARKLSLDTQNVKVGTAVVDMYSKFGQVGLARLSFDHTSVRNRVTWNTMIDGYMRNGKFDDAVELFDEMPQRDAVSWTALIGGFVKNSRFQEALEWFQEMLLSGVEPDYVTMISALSACANLGTLSLGLWLHCYILQHKFNDNVRVNNTLIDMYCRCGCVELALQVFKRMPEKSIVSWNSIIVGLAANGHAEEALKNFNLMQKKGFKPDGVSYTGALTACSHAGLVKQGLNFFKMMVELHRISPRIEHYGCIVDLYSRAGRVEDALSMIKNMPMKPNEVILGSVMAACRSLGDVRLAEKLMNYISELDPGGDSNHVLLSNIYAALGSWRGASKVRRRMKELGIQKKPGISSIEVSGAISEFVAGDKSHEDTQFIYAMLDLLSQEIRVSGYVPDGDANQSYESW